From Solanum lycopersicum chromosome 4, SLM_r2.1:
AAGTCGACAAGGTGGTGGTCCTGTGGACTGCCAACACCAAAAGATACAGCAGTGTGGTTGTTGGCTTTAATGATACCATGGAAAACCTCTTTGCTTCTGTGGATAGAAATGAGGCCGAAATATCTCCTTCCACCTTGTATGCTATTGCTGGTATTCTTGAAAATGTACCCTTCATCAATGGAAGCCCACAAAATACTTTTGTCCCAGGTATGTTCcagtttcaaattaaatatcttgctttgttgttgttattgttgttgtttcttTTGGAAATCAGTTGTGTGTTAGTCTTATGTATTCATTGAAAATTTGTTAGGCCTCATTGATTTGGCCATCAAGAGGAACACTTAGATTGGTGGTGATAACTTTAAGAGTGGTCAAACCAAGATGAAGTCAGTGGTGGTTGATTTCCTTTTTGGAGCTGGAATTAAGGTATGGTATTAAGGTATGCTATACATTCTTCGCTATCTTGTTTGAGGAGAGGTAATGTTGTTGTATTTACTACAGCTCTTTCTTATCAAATTTCTATCATTACATAAATACACAGGACTAAAGAGACAACTAATAAATATGGCTTATGCTGCCATAACATCTTTCATGATAACACTTGAGGAGATGACAAAGAACTAATAATGGAAGTGCTCCATGGAAAACTTGATTCTTTGAGAACACTTGTTGAAGAAACTTGATTCATGTAAAGGTATCAATGAATGAAAGCTTTGAAATGGCTGCAGAGAAATGCTTGAAAGATCTCATTGCTAGAAGCTTAGTTTTTGTCCATACATACACTTCCCGTGGAAAAATCAAGAGCAGTAGAATTCATGATATGGTCTATGGATTTTTCTGAGAAGAAGCTCAAACTACAAACTTCTTGAACATTATCACAGAGAGCAATGTTCAGTACTATCAAGGTTCACAGTCCTTCTTCCTTTTCCCTAGCTTCACATCGACGGCGAATCAAATCTAGCTGGACGGATTATCAATCAGTCATTGATGACGCTACAGGTTATAAAGTGCATTCTATTAGTAgtagtatttcctatgacaaAAGGCTTAACTTTTCATGTTTTAAGCTACTAAGGGTATTGGATACAATTTCACTGCGACAATTATGTTATAAGCCAAATGGTATAGAGGGCTTATTTTGCTTGAGATATCTAGCTTTCTTCGTGGCTGAACATGCATATATTCTAGCCATTGCTAAATCTACAGAGTTTAATAGTTCAGCTTTATCAGCCAAAATTAATACCActttatttaccaaaaaaatatttggggGTTTACAGAGTTGAGTCATCTCAAGCTAAACCTGATCGTCTTGGGTGATCCTCCATCTGAATACAAGTCTCCTGTTTTTGAACACCTGCA
This genomic window contains:
- the LOC101257655 gene encoding inositol-3-phosphate synthase-like isoform X3; protein product: MNLADDMARANVFDVDLQKQLRPYMESMVPFPGIYDPDFIAVNHSLVSMTLISLLQTKAHVLTLSSKEPRKIKLIKLLSILGSLRRTTKSTRWWSCGLPTPKDTAVWLLALMIPWKTSLLLWIEMRPKYLLPPCMLLLVFLKMYPSSMEAHKILLSQASLIWPSRGTLRLVVITLRVVKPR